In Candidatus Neomarinimicrobiota bacterium, the following proteins share a genomic window:
- a CDS encoding YIP1 family protein, translating to MDTFVDRVFRAAKLDVHLYEEVEADRTALGQSMLVVVLSSIAGGLGNLREIGLSGLFVGIVILLIGWYVWAYIVYFIGTRILPEPQTRADHGELLRTIGFSSSPGIIRALGIFPGLASLVVPVATLWMLVAMVIAVRQALDYSGTLRAVGVCLIGWIAQALFVLVLFAVCSRPA from the coding sequence GTGGACACTTTTGTTGATCGCGTATTCCGTGCCGCCAAACTCGATGTCCACCTTTACGAAGAGGTAGAGGCGGACAGGACAGCCCTGGGCCAGTCCATGCTCGTGGTGGTACTCTCCAGCATCGCAGGAGGATTGGGAAACCTCCGGGAAATTGGATTAAGCGGACTCTTCGTGGGAATCGTCATTCTATTGATCGGCTGGTACGTCTGGGCCTATATCGTCTATTTTATCGGCACCAGAATTCTTCCAGAACCTCAGACGAGAGCGGATCACGGGGAATTGTTGAGAACAATCGGGTTTTCAAGTTCCCCGGGGATCATACGGGCTCTGGGAATCTTTCCTGGACTGGCCTCCCTGGTGGTCCCTGTTGCCACGCTCTGGATGCTTGTCGCAATGGTCATCGCCGTCCGGCAAGCTCTTGACTATTCTGGAACACTCAGGGCTGTGGGTGTCTGCCTGATTGGCTGGATTGCACAGGCACTGTTCGTTCTCGTTTTGTTTGCCGTATGCAGCCGGCCTGCGTGA
- the infA gene encoding translation initiation factor IF-1, producing the protein MAKEKPITIDGTIDEALPNSMFRVKVEIGGQSHEVLAYVSGKMRKHFIKMLPGDVVTLEISPYDLTRGRIVYRHK; encoded by the coding sequence GTGGCGAAAGAGAAGCCAATCACGATAGACGGGACCATTGATGAGGCTCTTCCGAATTCGATGTTTCGAGTCAAGGTTGAGATTGGAGGCCAGTCGCATGAGGTGCTTGCCTACGTCTCCGGAAAAATGAGAAAACATTTCATCAAAATGCTTCCCGGCGATGTGGTCACTCTTGAGATCTCCCCCTACGATCTGACACGTGGTCGAATCGTCTATCGCCACAAGTAG
- a CDS encoding thioredoxin family protein: protein MTSNLRTLIFSLVFLGFIRAGELDIGSTIPLPDYKMKDISGQEISLNNAAGSKGLLVIFSCNTCPWVTAWEDRYLSLTDTYMPKGIGMIAVNSNEAYRSSGDGLADMKARATDLGYSFYYALDENSRLATAFGATRTPHIFLFDEKGKLVYRGAIDDNARHAEKVKKAYLSNAIDDMLEGRPLTVTSTKALGCAIKFSEQL, encoded by the coding sequence ATGACATCAAATCTTAGGACCTTGATATTTTCTCTCGTATTTCTGGGGTTTATCAGAGCGGGTGAACTGGATATAGGCTCGACCATTCCTCTGCCAGACTACAAGATGAAGGACATAAGTGGCCAGGAAATCAGTCTGAACAATGCAGCAGGTTCCAAGGGACTCCTTGTAATTTTCTCCTGCAACACGTGTCCATGGGTGACTGCCTGGGAGGACCGGTACCTTTCTTTGACCGACACCTACATGCCAAAGGGGATCGGGATGATTGCGGTCAATTCCAACGAGGCCTACAGAAGCAGCGGAGACGGACTGGCCGACATGAAAGCTCGCGCCACGGATTTAGGCTATTCCTTCTACTACGCACTGGATGAAAACTCCAGGCTTGCCACAGCATTCGGGGCCACAAGAACACCCCATATATTCCTTTTTGACGAAAAGGGGAAACTCGTCTACCGGGGCGCCATTGACGACAATGCCCGGCATGCGGAGAAGGTCAAGAAAGCATATCTCAGCAATGCCATCGATGATATGCTTGAAGGTAGGCCGTTGACGGTGACTTCGACCAAGGCATTGGGATGCGCGATCAAGTTTTCTGAACAGCTGTAG
- a CDS encoding TlpA disulfide reductase family protein, with protein sequence MKRLVTDSFFRGVLHSSRLLPAMITGVFLVYGSGQDAELTLREIRASDILEIVQLQKDSGAVLVNFWATWCRPCVEEFPMIINLSENYPSSDLTIYLVSVDWLDEKEKVVTFLTNHGISGLSFIKNQGDDEFINAIWKEWTGAIPFNIVYGKETGNVIDFWEGKQPVTRFERAIGNALDNQHGGSS encoded by the coding sequence GTGAAACGTCTGGTAACAGATTCTTTCTTTCGAGGGGTTCTTCATTCTTCCCGCCTGCTTCCAGCGATGATTACTGGAGTCTTTCTGGTTTATGGGTCGGGTCAAGATGCCGAACTGACCTTGAGGGAGATTCGTGCGTCGGATATTCTGGAGATAGTTCAGTTGCAAAAGGACTCGGGAGCCGTTCTCGTGAACTTCTGGGCCACGTGGTGCCGGCCATGTGTGGAAGAATTTCCTATGATTATCAACCTATCCGAGAACTATCCTTCTTCTGACCTCACCATCTATCTCGTCAGTGTGGACTGGCTTGATGAGAAAGAGAAAGTCGTCACATTCCTGACAAATCACGGTATTTCGGGATTGTCCTTTATTAAGAATCAGGGGGATGATGAATTCATTAACGCCATCTGGAAGGAATGGACGGGCGCCATTCCTTTCAATATCGTTTATGGAAAAGAAACGGGGAATGTCATAGATTTCTGGGAGGGTAAGCAACCTGTGACGCGATTTGAGCGTGCCATTGGGAACGCGCTCGACAATCAACACGGAGGATCATCATGA
- the trxA gene encoding thioredoxin: MRDQIDFQKDVIDTSRVTPVVVDFWAPWCGPCRILGPTLEKLAQEAADAWRLEKVNTDVQPDIAARYGIRGIPTVKLFIDGEVASEFVGAIPGEQVIKWLQENIPTGKTAE; this comes from the coding sequence ATGCGAGATCAGATTGATTTTCAAAAAGACGTCATAGACACCAGCCGCGTTACCCCGGTTGTGGTGGACTTCTGGGCTCCCTGGTGCGGACCATGCAGAATCCTGGGGCCAACCCTTGAAAAACTGGCCCAGGAAGCAGCCGATGCCTGGAGGCTGGAAAAGGTTAACACGGATGTTCAGCCAGATATTGCCGCCCGTTACGGTATACGTGGAATCCCTACGGTGAAGCTTTTCATTGACGGTGAAGTGGCCAGCGAATTCGTAGGGGCAATTCCCGGGGAACAGGTGATAAAATGGCTGCAAGAAAATATCCCGACGGGGAAAACGGCAGAATAA